The Winogradskyella schleiferi genome has a window encoding:
- a CDS encoding Crp/Fnr family transcriptional regulator, whose translation MTIKEQLNNQFGFKNDNLLKGLSSEVYQLLTANLETYSFKAGNFIFKEGEKPKGIYRIKTGKVKKFTHTNFGAQHIFYVCKEQEYLGYHAILSEEYYQDSAAALTDGEIDFIPKADFEKAVNTCHLLSQRLLKNLSHEFGVFIKTTKLLAKHTVRERAALTLLILEGKYANGSTHATEIIIQREDLASMVGTAKESVVRMLKDFKDEQLITTKRSSIFIRDYEGLVKVANLF comes from the coding sequence ATGACAATTAAAGAACAGCTCAATAATCAATTTGGTTTTAAGAATGATAACCTCTTAAAAGGGTTGTCTTCGGAAGTGTATCAACTGTTAACGGCCAACTTGGAAACCTATTCATTCAAAGCAGGAAACTTTATTTTTAAGGAAGGCGAAAAGCCCAAAGGAATATATCGCATCAAAACAGGAAAAGTAAAGAAGTTTACCCATACAAATTTCGGCGCACAACATATATTTTATGTCTGTAAAGAACAAGAATATTTGGGCTATCACGCTATTCTGAGTGAAGAATATTATCAGGATTCAGCTGCTGCTCTTACAGATGGGGAAATCGACTTCATACCAAAAGCAGACTTTGAAAAAGCGGTAAATACGTGTCATTTATTGTCGCAGCGATTATTGAAGAATTTAAGTCACGAGTTCGGTGTGTTTATCAAGACCACTAAGTTGCTTGCCAAGCATACCGTTAGAGAAAGGGCCGCTTTAACTCTTTTGATTCTAGAGGGTAAATATGCAAATGGATCGACCCACGCGACCGAAATAATCATTCAGCGCGAAGACTTGGCAAGTATGGTAGGTACCGCAAAGGAATCCGTAGTGCGAATGCTGAAAGATTTTAAAGATGAACAACTTATAACAACAAAAAGAAGTAGCATTTTTATAAGAGATTATGAGGGTCTTGTGAAAGTAGCCAATTTATTCTGA
- a CDS encoding thioredoxin family protein — MNKFFLIAIALIVNIVNVEAQEWQTDFAKAKEIAAKESKPIILVFQGSDWCAPCIKLDREVWSTETFKTYAAAHYVMLQADFPRKKKNALPDLQSKANAKLFETYNKNGFFPFVVVLNAKGEVLGETSYKKTTPEKYITTLNSFIK, encoded by the coding sequence ATGAATAAATTTTTTTTAATAGCCATAGCGCTAATAGTTAACATTGTTAATGTAGAGGCACAAGAGTGGCAAACAGATTTCGCAAAAGCAAAAGAAATAGCTGCAAAAGAAAGTAAACCCATAATTCTTGTTTTTCAAGGTTCAGACTGGTGCGCACCTTGCATAAAACTAGATAGAGAGGTGTGGAGTACAGAAACATTTAAAACATATGCCGCAGCGCATTATGTAATGCTTCAAGCGGATTTTCCCCGAAAAAAGAAAAATGCATTACCCGATCTGCAATCAAAAGCTAATGCCAAATTATTTGAAACGTATAATAAAAATGGCTTTTTTCCCTTTGTAGTTGTTTTGAATGCCAAAGGAGAAGTTTTAGGTGAAACAAGCTATAAAAAGACAACACCAGAAAAGTATATAACAACACTAAACTCATTCATAAAATAA
- a CDS encoding VIT1/CCC1 transporter family protein, whose translation MENQEKHYTNRSGWLRAGVLGANDGILSTASIIIGVAAASSTREPIIIAGVAGLVAGALSMAAGEYVSVSSQTDIEKSDLKREKQELIDMPGEELIELAKIYENRGLIPETALEVATQLTAHNALEAHARDELGITELTEAKPLQAALSSGIAFTIGGFLPVVVAYVAPLDTMEYIQYVFAILFLIVLGIVSARTGGSKVLKPILRITFWGTLAMGITAIIGHLFNVNVV comes from the coding sequence ATGGAAAATCAAGAAAAGCATTATACCAATCGAAGCGGCTGGTTACGGGCTGGCGTTCTCGGTGCAAACGATGGTATTTTGTCAACGGCAAGTATCATCATAGGTGTAGCAGCAGCTAGCAGTACTCGTGAACCTATTATTATTGCTGGAGTAGCTGGATTGGTAGCAGGAGCTCTGTCAATGGCCGCTGGAGAATATGTTTCAGTAAGTTCTCAAACTGATATTGAAAAATCAGATTTGAAACGAGAGAAACAAGAACTCATAGACATGCCTGGGGAAGAACTTATAGAGCTAGCCAAAATCTATGAAAACAGAGGATTAATACCAGAAACTGCCCTGGAAGTAGCTACCCAACTCACGGCACACAACGCACTTGAAGCACACGCGAGAGACGAGTTGGGTATAACGGAACTTACAGAAGCAAAACCATTACAGGCGGCACTTTCCTCGGGAATTGCATTTACCATAGGCGGATTTCTGCCTGTTGTGGTGGCATATGTTGCCCCGTTAGATACAATGGAATATATACAGTATGTATTTGCTATTTTATTTCTAATTGTTTTAGGAATTGTTTCTGCAAGAACAGGTGGTTCCAAAGTTTTAAAACCTATTCTGCGCATTACTTTTTGGGGTACGCTAGCGATGGGAATAACTGCAATAATCGGCCATTTGTTCAATGTCAATGTGGTTTAA
- a CDS encoding efflux RND transporter periplasmic adaptor subunit has translation MREILYKMILLSMVLTLLSCGNNKTNSENAISTSEIDDRIFVSKAQFESNKMTLGNITVMQFPVSVQTTGMIDVPPENRAVVNATMGGYIKTTPLLIGDKVRKGQALVTIENPEFVTIQQEYMEVNEQLAYLQSEYERQQKMKAENITSQKSYLQAESAFKTAKARHNGLKKQLQMLNISPANVESGNIRSVVTIYAPISGSITKVNVTKGTYVSPATAILEIVNNDHIHLELSVFEKDIMKLKKGQKINFKIPESSSETYEAEVHLIGTAIEDNRTIKVHGHIKNEKEINFLPGMFVDAGIVIESAIAKALPETAIATIEDDSYLLVLHEETAEGYYFEQVEVKIGDTMNQFVSIIASDAFQKEATFLTNGTFSLVGESGGHDH, from the coding sequence ATGCGAGAAATACTATATAAAATGATCTTATTATCAATGGTACTGACACTCTTGAGTTGTGGAAATAATAAGACCAATTCAGAAAACGCTATTTCAACTTCTGAAATTGATGATAGGATATTTGTGTCAAAAGCACAATTTGAAAGTAATAAAATGACGCTCGGCAACATTACGGTTATGCAATTTCCAGTAAGCGTTCAAACTACGGGAATGATAGACGTTCCGCCAGAAAACCGTGCTGTAGTCAATGCCACAATGGGTGGTTATATTAAAACCACACCCTTATTAATAGGCGATAAAGTAAGGAAAGGACAAGCACTGGTTACTATTGAAAATCCTGAATTTGTGACCATTCAGCAAGAATATATGGAAGTTAATGAACAACTTGCTTATTTACAATCCGAGTACGAAAGACAGCAAAAAATGAAAGCAGAAAATATTACCTCACAAAAAAGTTACCTTCAGGCAGAAAGTGCCTTTAAAACGGCTAAAGCAAGGCATAACGGTTTAAAAAAACAGCTTCAAATGCTCAACATTTCACCAGCAAATGTAGAGTCTGGAAATATTCGTTCTGTAGTGACTATTTATGCACCCATTTCTGGTAGTATTACTAAGGTCAATGTTACCAAAGGTACTTACGTTTCTCCAGCAACGGCTATTTTAGAAATTGTGAATAACGACCACATTCATTTGGAGTTATCAGTTTTTGAAAAGGATATAATGAAGCTCAAAAAAGGACAGAAAATCAATTTTAAAATCCCAGAATCTTCTTCAGAAACCTATGAAGCCGAAGTACACTTAATAGGAACAGCTATTGAAGATAATAGAACCATAAAGGTTCACGGGCACATTAAGAACGAGAAAGAAATCAATTTTTTACCTGGTATGTTTGTAGACGCAGGGATTGTTATTGAGTCGGCTATCGCGAAAGCGTTACCAGAAACAGCCATTGCCACAATTGAAGATGATAGCTACTTGTTAGTACTCCATGAAGAAACAGCAGAAGGTTACTATTTTGAGCAAGTCGAAGTTAAAATAGGTGACACAATGAATCAATTTGTAAGTATTATAGCATCAGATGCGTTTCAAAAAGAAGCTACATTTTTAACTAATGGCACCTTTAGTCTCGTAGGAGAATCAGGTGGACACGACCATTAA